The genomic window GGCATTAGAACCATAAGCATTGATGATACCGCCATTAATCACAGTCGGATCAATATCGCCGCCTTCTAGTAAGGCCGCAATCATCGTGGTTGTTGTGGTTTTACCATGCGTTCCGCCCACAGCAATTGTCCATTTCAAACGCATGAGCTCGGCGAGCATTTCAGCGCGGCGCACAACAGGAATAGATTTAGACCTTGCCTCAACTAATTCGGGATTGTCTGCCTTGATGGCCGAAGACAAAACAATCGCTCCGGCGCCATCCACTTGGCCTTCTTTCTGGCCAATAAATATTTTTGCACCGAGCTTTAACAGCCGCTCTGTATTCGCGCTCTCACGCATATCAGATCCTTGGACTTGATAGCCAAGATTAAGCAAAACCTCGGCAATGCCGCTCATACCAATGCCGCCAATACCGACAAAATGAATGGGCCCCGTATCAAACGGAACTTTGGTCGCAAGCGCTTGGTTTTTAAGGTCAGGTCTAGCCATTATATTTTTATCTTTATTATTCTTAAGCCTGTCATTTGACGGCTGATTTAAGGGCGATGGCAGAGACCAACGCCGCGAGATCGGTTGCGGCATGCGGGCGACCGGCTGTGCGGGCGGCGTCTGCTGCGGTTTGAAGCCAGTTCGAATCACTGAGGCGTTTCTCCAAAATAGTTTTTACGGCCTCCCTCGTAAACTCGGATTCAGGCAAAATATCGGCGGCCATAAGGCGTTCCAATGACCGTGCATTGACGGTTTGATGATCGTCCATCGCAATGGCAAGCGGCACTAATAAGCTTGGCTTTCCCATCGCGGCAATTTCAGACACAGAAGAGGCCCCGGCTCGGCCAATCACATAATGCGCAGCGGATAAATGCTTCTCTATATCCGAGAAGAAAGGCTCGCAAATTGCGGAAACGCCGGCGGCGGCATAAAGCCGTTTTGCGCTCTCTTGATATTCAGGCCGAGTTTGTTGAACCACTTGGAGACGTTCTCTGATGTCTTCTCGCAATACCGCAATGGCTTGGGGCACAACTTCGCTGACAATCCGCGCGCCAAGGCTGCCGCCAATAACAAGGATATTTATCTTATCCAATGGCGGCGTGTAATGTTCTGGAACAGACGTCATAATCTGCTCTCGAAGCGGATTACCTATGACCTCATGGCTTGCCCCATCAGGCAGACGTTCAAGCGTTTTAAATCCAGAGGCCACACATTTGGCCTGTTTCGCGAAAACACGGTTCACTCGACCAAGGACGGCATTTTGTTCATGAAGAACAGTTGGTACACCAAGCGACTGCGCGGCCTTTATGGCTGGGAAAGCAGGATAGCCACCGAAACCAACAACAACATCAGGCTGCCAAGATTGAATAAAGGCCTTAGCCTGCCCTATACCCTTACGAAGTTTAAATACGCCTCTTATGGCGGCGATAGGTTTACGAATTGACAGGCTGGCAGCCTCGACATCTAAAATCGGGTCAGCAGGGATTTTGCCTGTATGTTTACGGCCACGCGCATCGGTCATCATCGCGATGTCCCAACCTTTGGCCTTTAAAATTTCGGCAAGGGCTTGTGCGGGAAACATATGCCCGCCGGTTCCGCCTGCCGCCAAGAGGAGCTTTGGCACAGCTTAATCTCCATATCCATAAGCGCCGGGGCGCTTGGCAGTGAACGCTAATATCAAACCTGCTGTAAAACAAAGAGACAGAAGCGAAGAGCCCCCCGAAGAAATAAAAGGTAATGTCATTCCTTTGGAGGGGGCCATATTCAAATTTACAAATAAATTAATGACCATTTGCATGCCTATTAAAGTCGCCAACCCTGCGACAGCCAGTTGCGAAAAATAATCCGTTAAGCGCAGCGCGTTTCGGTAGGCGCGAATAACGAAGCTCGTCAATAAAAGGATAAGAACAACCGAGATTAAAAATCCAAACTCTTCCACAGTCACAGCAAAGATGAAATCTGTGTGTCCATCTGGCAGGCTATATTTCACAGCGCCTTCGCCAGGGCCGCGCCCAAACCATCCACCATTACCAATCGCCTCAAGCGCTTTATCTGTTTGAAAGCTATCACTAGAATCTGGGGACATAAAGGTTTCCACACGCGCTCGCACATGCGGCAGCGCCATATAAGCGATAGCTGAACTCAGCAATATACCGCCGATGAAAAACAACACCCAAGCCAAAGACAGCCCAGCGAAAAAGAAAACAGCAGCAAATCCAAGGGTCAAAAGAAAGGATTGTCCGAAGTCAGGCTGTGTAATCAGCAAAGCAATAAGCAAGGCATAGACAATAAGTACGATAACAATCGCGGGGACATTAGGGTCTTTTTTGCGAACGGAAAACATCCATGCAGCAAAGACGACGAATGCGGGTTTGGCGAATTCAGAGGGCTGTAGAGAAAACCCCAGAATGCGGAACCAGCGCTGCGCGCCTTTCACCTCATATCCAAAATACGGAAGAGACATCATTAAAAGGATTGAGCCAAACAGGCTGACCACTCCGAGGCGTCTGGCCCATAACGGGCCAAGGAAAGACACAAAAATTGCGCCGCTCAAACCGACTATCGCAAAAATCAAATGTTTATAGAGAAAGAAAAACGGGTTGGCATATCCAAGGCGCGCGGCCGCAGCAGGGGATGCGGCCATAGATAAAATCAGCCCCGCGCCAATAAGGACAATTAATAAAACAAGCTGAGTTTGGTCGACGCTACGCCACCACTCCCCCACTAATGTGCGGCGTGAACGTGAAGCCAGATATCCCGGTTTCAGCAAAGCATTCATGACGCAATCGCGTTTTTGGCGGCGCGCCGTTTCGCCTTCATCTCTGAGTCAAACAGATCGATAACTTTTTGCGCACAGTCACGAAAAGCATCACCGCGAATTTCGAAATTCGCAAATTGGTCAAAACTAGCACAGGCTGGCGAGAGTAAAACAATCGGATTATGCGCGCCAGATTCAAGCGCGTCGCGTGTTGCACATAGAACAGCCATTCTCAACTCGCCTGACAATTTATAAGGTGTATCAGATTTTGATAAAGTGCGCGCAAAAGGCTTTGCCGCTTCGCCAATCAAATAGGCTTTTTGTATATTTTTAAACAAAGGCTTGAGTGGTTCTATCCCGCCCTCTTTCGCAACGCCGCCCGCAATCCAATAGATTTCATCATAGCTATTCAGCGCTTGTTTCGCAGCATCGGCATTCGTCGCCTT from Litorimonas taeanensis includes these protein-coding regions:
- the murG gene encoding undecaprenyldiphospho-muramoylpentapeptide beta-N-acetylglucosaminyltransferase encodes the protein MPKLLLAAGGTGGHMFPAQALAEILKAKGWDIAMMTDARGRKHTGKIPADPILDVEAASLSIRKPIAAIRGVFKLRKGIGQAKAFIQSWQPDVVVGFGGYPAFPAIKAAQSLGVPTVLHEQNAVLGRVNRVFAKQAKCVASGFKTLERLPDGASHEVIGNPLREQIMTSVPEHYTPPLDKINILVIGGSLGARIVSEVVPQAIAVLREDIRERLQVVQQTRPEYQESAKRLYAAAGVSAICEPFFSDIEKHLSAAHYVIGRAGASSVSEIAAMGKPSLLVPLAIAMDDHQTVNARSLERLMAADILPESEFTREAVKTILEKRLSDSNWLQTAADAARTAGRPHAATDLAALVSAIALKSAVK
- a CDS encoding FtsW/RodA/SpoVE family cell cycle protein; the protein is MNALLKPGYLASRSRRTLVGEWWRSVDQTQLVLLIVLIGAGLILSMAASPAAAARLGYANPFFFLYKHLIFAIVGLSGAIFVSFLGPLWARRLGVVSLFGSILLMMSLPYFGYEVKGAQRWFRILGFSLQPSEFAKPAFVVFAAWMFSVRKKDPNVPAIVIVLIVYALLIALLITQPDFGQSFLLTLGFAAVFFFAGLSLAWVLFFIGGILLSSAIAYMALPHVRARVETFMSPDSSDSFQTDKALEAIGNGGWFGRGPGEGAVKYSLPDGHTDFIFAVTVEEFGFLISVVLILLLTSFVIRAYRNALRLTDYFSQLAVAGLATLIGMQMVINLFVNLNMAPSKGMTLPFISSGGSSLLSLCFTAGLILAFTAKRPGAYGYGD